From Coffea arabica cultivar ET-39 chromosome 2e, Coffea Arabica ET-39 HiFi, whole genome shotgun sequence, the proteins below share one genomic window:
- the LOC113728729 gene encoding probable 2-oxoglutarate-dependent dioxygenase AOP1: protein MGYQGRSNVGLRIQQQKLPVINFGKENLQHATKGWSLARNEVLHALEECGCFLAVYDAVSFKLRDSVFSALEKLFDLPLETKKKNTSDRDLFGYFGIDGDSSNHESMGIENSTDIEEVKKFSKLVWPQGNDDNFSGIIHECANLMSELEEVVIRMVYESYGVEKLKCDSHLDSNMHLLRFNRYISHGVDEKTVSSNAHTDKTFITILTESRENGLEVKLKDGQWIPVDFLPSSFVVMAGEAAMAWSNNTIQPCFHRVLTNANAKRLSLGLFSFNKGVIHIPQELIDDEHPQRFKSFDNLGLLDFFLEEQRMGLPTDSTTKKYCGL, encoded by the exons ttaaggatccaacagCAAAAACTTCCTGTCATCAACTTCGGCAAGGAGAATTTGCAGCATGCCACAAAAGGCTGGTCCTTGGCACGCAACGAAGTCCTCCACGCTCTTGAAGAGTGCGGTTGCTTTCTTGCAGTGTATGATGCAGTTTCTTTCAAGTTGAGGGATTCAGTATTTTCTGCGCTAGAAAAACTGTTCGATCTTCccttggaaacaaaaaagaagaacaCTTCTGATAGggatttatttggttattttggcATTGACGGTGACTCATCTAATCATGAGAGCATGGGAATCGAAAATTCAACCGACATAGAAGAAGTCAAGAAATTCTCTAAGCTCGTGTGGCCCCAAGGAAATGATGACAATTTCAG TGGGATTATCCATGAATGTGCAAATCTGATGTCGGAGTTGGAAGAAGTGGTGATTAGAATGGTTTACGAAAGCTATGGGGTAGAGAAGCTGAAGTGTGATTCTCACCTAGATTCAAACATGCACTTGCTTCGGTTCAACAGATATATATCGCATGGAGTTGACGAGAAAACCGTGAGTTCTAATGCTCATACTGATAAGACCTTCATCACAATTCTTACTGAGAGTCGAGAAAATGGATTGGAGGTAAAATTGAAGGATGGGCAATGGATCCCTGTTGATTTCTTGCCTTCATCATTTGTTGTTATGGCAGGAGAAGCAGCAATG GCATGGAGCAACAACACAATACAACCTTGTTTTCATCGAGTTTTAACGAACGCGAATGCAAAAAGATTGTCATTGGGGTTGTTCTCTTTCAATAAGGGGGTCATACACATCCCTCAGGAGTTGATTGATGATGAACATCCACAGCGCTTTAAGTCATTTGATAACCTGGGGTTGCTCGATTTCTTTCTCGAAGAACAGCGAATGGGCCTGCCAACTGATTCTACCACCAAGAAATATTGTGGTCTTTGA